A single window of Periophthalmus magnuspinnatus isolate fPerMag1 chromosome 22, fPerMag1.2.pri, whole genome shotgun sequence DNA harbors:
- the rab3gap2 gene encoding rab3 GTPase-activating protein non-catalytic subunit isoform X1 translates to MSCSLLEFCRLQELKTVRDFLFQSQKTEVEEDKAQTDELTWDTSDWESAWDNDGKEENAATPTSTAEETVGQTAPGWLQDCVVALSPCSDLLVVAREQKAIFLSAKWRTDDSGREEMTLAVSWSGTLSSEEGESVSSAICIPLASQKRSSTGRPDWTCVVVGFSSGYIRFYTEHGVLLLAQLLHEDPAIKLKCRTYEIPRHPGVTEQHEELSILYPVALVTIDGFSLFQSLRACRNQVARATAAGNDVIQPPPLAYKKWGLQEMDNIVDHCSVGVMATSVFDQMKNASTLGGFNASIKGSPPAMSQYVTVGSGPYTGFFYAVDGNSQPLLSHVAMAVASKLTSALFNAASGWLGWNKNKNKAEEEVAQKQKPKVEPATPLPIRFGLPDSRRHGESICLSPCNTLAGVTDDFGRVTLLDLARGIAIRMWKGYRDAQLGWMQIAEERGIREASSARTPKRHALFLVIYAPRRGILEVWAMQRGPRVGAFNVGKHCRLLYAGYRLMGVNSVTSQGWQLHTQQVCLLDPTNGALRTVNIPFHLALSDKKSERAKDMHLLKKFTTLLKSRDLEPDILESEAESLLLDIKHPAIKKQALETLLSHRSAPVSCLANITSTLHESFKNQDPDQVDETLLQFCSSQLKLLRLFCDIQDLNSCTDSTEFSPETDSLEGIKADLSRVSLILQRYSQLHTKPSVTFAQDSPDLPMTVQAFLSHMECTEEGALMVNCKEETEWNRLGNFFFWSSLCGKNSIHKVCETLEQAGITPQQLLSLLLSMWLLREKEILQKPEEMVQNLHTLLVTLSNMKGAVEETWDTQSISPWWQQVRNTCVQSHNAAAALLAAFVAHRAAKASITSRADIKLQAEWEAVSLELEQWAVCVRQLEDVLVLQTLLLLPPPQGTTGSAVTQCSIKTLLEGGAGGVADSVSKWVFRHNLAPEQLMEILDIKDKETEQETDENKSQGDKGEELLVALCKRFPNSLAPDLLFAHCCWEYVVQWNKDPEEGRYLSWAVEHLKLISNAHIQLGISLMMWSTFIVKRFSSTAFLMEKVGKAPKDRLCRRDVGMGDKAVTSFLGSCVQLLQILMEVTGQLVKNEYHLSFLKYFADSAVEEIAAPEFSVEEVWSGAEGPASIAELALEQRGVHYPLVQHHCLLASLLHTAMTFSMKVKPLSLFDSKGKNAFFRDLTTIQLMPNGDMDPAIVSLRQDFLLRVLTSWVQAIDTPSSSSDSGPSPLPSNGPMADWWPSLCLDLGSLLQVNPDILRRHHVYELYNQGLDLRAERVMLEVEDKDVLGSQLLVLTGQRLSYSLLHSQSQTQPAMELLARLPPTLCTWLKAMDPSELRCPAVPLSQTGRLISRLTEILPENHAQYSLALHLLEAVEALSIND, encoded by the exons ATGTCTTGTAGCTTATTGGAGTTTTGTCGGCTCCAGGAGCTGAAAACTGTGCGGGACTTTTTGTTCCAAAGCCAGAAGACTGAGGTCGAGGAGGACAAAGCTCAAACAG ATGAGTTGACTTGGGACACCTCTGATTGGGAGTCTGCGTGGGACAATGATGGCAAAGAGGAGAATGCAGCAACACCCACTTCTACA gcAGAGGAGACTGTGGGGCAAACTGCTCCTGGCTGGCTACAGGACTGTGTTGTGGCTCTGTCACCCTGCTCGGATTTGCTGGTTGTGGCTCGTGAACAGAAGGCCATCTTCCTTTCAG CCAAGTGGCGCACAGATGACAGTGGCCGAGAGGAGATGACCCTGGCTGTATCCTGGTCTGGAACTCTTAGTAGTGAAGAAGG AGAGTCTGTGAGCAGTGCCATTTGTATACCTCTGGCCAGTCAAAAAAG GAGCTCCACGGGGCGTCCTGACTGGACATGTGTGGTTGTGGGCTTTTCCTCTGGCTATATCCGCTTCTACACTGAG CATGGGGTTCTTCTGTTGGCTCAGCTGCTGCACGAGGACCCTGCGATAAAGCTTAAGTGCCGCACATATGAGATCCCTCGTCATCCCGGAGTAACAGAGCAG CATGAGGAGCTGAGTATCCTCTATCCTGTTGCTCTGGTCACCATCGATGGCTTCAGCCTCTTTCAGTCTCTGCGAGCCTGCAGGAACCAGGTGGCGAGAG CTACTGCAGCAGGTAATGACGTTATTCAGCCCCCTCCTCTGGCTTATAAAAAGTGGGGTCTGCAGGAGATGGACAACATTGTGGATCACTGCAGTGTAG GTGTGATGGCGACATCTGTTTTTGACCAAATGAAGAATGCCTCTACTCTTGGAGGCTTCAATGCTTCAATTAAAGGCAGCCCTCCTGCCATGTCTCAGTACGTGACTGTGGGGAGTGGACCATACACAGGCTTCTTCTATGCAGTAGAT GGCAACTCACAGCCTCTTTTGTCTCATGTGGCTATGGCTGTGGCTAGCAAACTTACATCAGCTCTTTTTAATGCAGCCag TGGGTGGTTAGGTtggaataagaataaaaacaaagctgAAGAAGAAGttgctcaaaaacaaaaacctaaagTAGAACCTGCTACACCCCTTCCCATCAG GTTTGGTCTCCCTGACTCTCGGCGCCATGGGGAGTCCATTTGCCTTTCCCCTTGCAACACGTTGGCCGGAGTGACTGATGATTTTGGTCGAGTTACTCTGTTAGACCTGGCCAGAGGAATTGCTATCCGAATGTGGAAAG GTTATCGAGATGCACAGTTGGGTTGGATGCAGATTGCAGAGGAACGAGGTATTCGGGAAGCCTCCTCTGCTCGCACCCCCAAGAGACATGCCCTGTTCTTAGTCATTTATGCCCCAAGAAGAGGAATCCTGGAGGTCTGGGCAATGCAGCGTGGACCAAGAGTTGGAGCATTTAATGTGGGAAAACACTGCAG ATTACTTTATGCTGGCTATCGTCTGATGGGCGTGAACAGTGTGACCAGTCAGGGTTGGCAGCTCCACACGCAGCAGGTCTGTCTCCTGGACCCCACCAACGGAGCACTGAGGACTGTCAACATTCCTTTCCACTTGGCTCTCAG TGACAAGAAGAGTGAACGGGCCAAAGATATGCACCTTTTAAAGAAATTTACCACTTTGCTTAAGAGCAGAGATCTGGAACCTG atATTTTGGAGAGTGAAGCTGAAAGTTTGCTGCTTGATATTAAGCACCCTGCCATTAAAAAACAG GCTTTAGAGACTCTGCTGTCCCACAGGAGTGCCCCTGTTTCGTGCCTTGCTAACATCACTAGCACCTTACACGAAAGTTTCAAAAACCAAG ATCCAGATCAAGTTGATGAAACATTACTCCAGTTTTGCTCTTCACAGTTAAAACTGCTGAGACTTTTTTGTGACATTCAAGACTTAAACTCCTGCACAGACTCTACAGAATTCTCCCCAGAA ACTGATTCTCTTGAGGGCATCAAAGCCGACCTGTCCCGCGTGAGCCTGATTTTGCAGCGCTATTCTCAGCTCCACACCAAACCCAGTGTTACATTTGCTCAGGACTCCCCAGACCTGCCCATGACAGTGCAGGCCTTTCTCTCACACATGGAGTGCACAGAGGAGGGTGCACTGATGGTCAACTGCAAAGAGGAGACTGAATGGAACCGGCTAG GCAATTTCTTCTTTTGGAGCTCACTTTGTGGGAAAAATTCAATACATAAAGTTTGTGAAACACTAGAGCAGGCTGGGATCACTCCACAACAGTTATTG TCTCTGTTGCTGAGCATGTGGTTGCTGAGGGAGAAGGAGATACTTCAGAAACCTGAGGAGATGGTTCAAAATCTACACACTTTACTTGTAACACTCAGCAATATGAAGG GTGCAGTTGAGGAAACATGGGACACACAATCTATCTCCCCCTGGTGGCAGCAGGTCCGCAACACTTGTGTCCAGTCCCATAATGCAGCAGCTGCTCTTTTGGCTGCATTTGTGGCCCATCGTGCTGCTAAGGCCAGTATAACAAGCAGAGCTGATATCAAG TTGCAGGCGGAGTGGGAAGCCGTGTCTCTGGAGCTGGAGCAATGGGCGGTGTGTGTGCGTCAGCTCGAGGATGTGCTGGTGCTGCagactctgctgctcctgcctcctcctcaggGAACCACAGGGAGCGCTGTAACCCAGTGCTCTATTAAAACACTCTTAGAAGGAGGCGCTG gtGGAGTTGCAGACAGTGTCTCAAAGTGGGTATTTAGACACAACTTAGCCCCCGAGCAACTAATGGAAATCCTTGATATAAAAGACAAAGAGACTGAACAAGAAACGGATGAAAACAAAAGTCAAGGTGACAAAGGTGAAG AGCTGTTAGTTGCATTGTGTAAGCGCTTTCCAAACTCCCTCGCTCCAGACCTGCTCTTCGCTCACTGTTGTTGGGAATATGTGGTGCAGTGGAATAAGGACCCAGAG GAGGGACGTTATTTGTCTTGGGCTGTTGAACACCTAAAGCTGATCTCCAATGCACATATTCAACTAG GTATTTCATTAATGATGTGGAGTACATTTATTGTCAAGCGGTTTTCTTCAACTGCCTTTCTTATGGAGAAA GTTGGAAAAGCACCCAAAGACCGGTTATGTCGGCGG GATGTGGGGATGGGAgacaaagcagtgacatcttTCCTTGGCAGTTGTGTCCAGTTGCTGCAGATCCTGATGGAGGTGACTGGACAATTGGTTAAGAATGAAtaccatttgtcatttttaaaatacttt GCTGACTCTGCAGTGGAGGAGATTGCAGCTCCTGAGTTTTCtgtggaggaggtgtggagTGGAGCTGAGGGTCCAGCCTCCATTGCAGAGCTGGCCTTGGAGCAGAGGGGAGTCCACTACCCCCTGGTTCAGCATCACTGTCTGCTGGCCTCTCTGCTGCACACGGCTATGACCTTCAGTATGAAAGTCAAACCACTCAGTTTGTTTGACAGCAAG GGTAAGAATGCTTTCTTCAGAGATCTAACAACCATCCAGCTGATGCCCAACGGAGATATGGATCCTGCAATTGTCTCGCTGCGTCAAGAT TTCCTTCTGCGAGTATTGACCAGCTGGGTACAGGCTATCGATaccccatcctcctcctcagactctggcccctcccctcttccATCCAATGGGCCAATGGCTGACTGGTGGCCCTCACTGTGTCTAGACCTGGGCTCTCTGCTGCAGGTCAACCCAGACATCCTACGGCGCCATCATGTGTATGAACTCTACAATCAGGGTCTAGACCTCAGAGCTGAACgg GTGATGTTGGAGGTGGAAGATAAAGACGTGCTGGGCTCTCAATTGTTGGTTCTGACTGGACAGAGACTGAGCTATTCTCTGCTGCACAGTCAGAGTCAAACACAGCCTGCCATGGAGCTGCTGGCCCGCCTGCCTCCCACCCTCTGCACATGGCTCAAAGCTATG GACCCCAGTGAGCTGCGTTGTCCCGCTGTGCCCTTGTCTCAGACCGGCAGGCTGATCAGTCGCTTGACTGAGATCCTCCCAGAGAACCACGCTCAGTACAGCCTTGCCCTGCACCTTCTGGAGGCTGTGGAGGCTCTGTCCATTAATGATTGA
- the rab3gap2 gene encoding rab3 GTPase-activating protein non-catalytic subunit isoform X2 → MSCSLLEFCRLQELKTVRDFLFQSQKTEVEEDKAQTDELTWDTSDWESAWDNDGKEENAATPTSTAEETVGQTAPGWLQDCVVALSPCSDLLVVAREQKAIFLSAKWRTDDSGREEMTLAVSWSGTLSSEEGESVSSAICIPLASQKRSSTGRPDWTCVVVGFSSGYIRFYTEHGVLLLAQLLHEDPAIKLKCRTYEIPRHPGVTEQHEELSILYPVALVTIDGFSLFQSLRACRNQVARATAAGNDVIQPPPLAYKKWGLQEMDNIVDHCSVGVMATSVFDQMKNASTLGGFNASIKGSPPAMSQYVTVGSGPYTGFFYAVDGNSQPLLSHVAMAVASKLTSALFNAASGWLGWNKNKNKAEEEVAQKQKPKVEPATPLPIRFGLPDSRRHGESICLSPCNTLAGVTDDFGRVTLLDLARGIAIRMWKGYRDAQLGWMQIAEERGIREASSARTPKRHALFLVIYAPRRGILEVWAMQRGPRVGAFNVGKHCRLLYAGYRLMGVNSVTSQGWQLHTQQVCLLDPTNGALRTVNIPFHLALSDKKSERAKDMHLLKKFTTLLKSRDLEPDILESEAESLLLDIKHPAIKKQALETLLSHRSAPVSCLANITSTLHESFKNQDPDQVDETLLQFCSSQLKLLRLFCDIQDLNSCTDSTEFSPETDSLEGIKADLSRVSLILQRYSQLHTKPSVTFAQDSPDLPMTVQAFLSHMECTEEGALMVNCKEETEWNRLGNFFFWSSLCGKNSIHKVCETLEQAGITPQQLLSLLLSMWLLREKEILQKPEEMVQNLHTLLVTLSNMKGAVEETWDTQSISPWWQQVRNTCVQSHNAAAALLAAFVAHRAAKASITSRADIKLQAEWEAVSLELEQWAVCVRQLEDVLVLQTLLLLPPPQGTTGSAVTQCSIKTLLEGGAGGVADSVSKWVFRHNLAPEQLMEILDIKDKETEQETDENKSQGDKGEELLVALCKRFPNSLAPDLLFAHCCWEYVVQWNKDPEEGRYLSWAVEHLKLISNAHIQLGISLMMWSTFIVKRFSSTAFLMEKVGKAPKDRLCRRDVGMGDKAVTSFLGSCVQLLQILMEADSAVEEIAAPEFSVEEVWSGAEGPASIAELALEQRGVHYPLVQHHCLLASLLHTAMTFSMKVKPLSLFDSKGKNAFFRDLTTIQLMPNGDMDPAIVSLRQDFLLRVLTSWVQAIDTPSSSSDSGPSPLPSNGPMADWWPSLCLDLGSLLQVNPDILRRHHVYELYNQGLDLRAERVMLEVEDKDVLGSQLLVLTGQRLSYSLLHSQSQTQPAMELLARLPPTLCTWLKAMDPSELRCPAVPLSQTGRLISRLTEILPENHAQYSLALHLLEAVEALSIND, encoded by the exons ATGTCTTGTAGCTTATTGGAGTTTTGTCGGCTCCAGGAGCTGAAAACTGTGCGGGACTTTTTGTTCCAAAGCCAGAAGACTGAGGTCGAGGAGGACAAAGCTCAAACAG ATGAGTTGACTTGGGACACCTCTGATTGGGAGTCTGCGTGGGACAATGATGGCAAAGAGGAGAATGCAGCAACACCCACTTCTACA gcAGAGGAGACTGTGGGGCAAACTGCTCCTGGCTGGCTACAGGACTGTGTTGTGGCTCTGTCACCCTGCTCGGATTTGCTGGTTGTGGCTCGTGAACAGAAGGCCATCTTCCTTTCAG CCAAGTGGCGCACAGATGACAGTGGCCGAGAGGAGATGACCCTGGCTGTATCCTGGTCTGGAACTCTTAGTAGTGAAGAAGG AGAGTCTGTGAGCAGTGCCATTTGTATACCTCTGGCCAGTCAAAAAAG GAGCTCCACGGGGCGTCCTGACTGGACATGTGTGGTTGTGGGCTTTTCCTCTGGCTATATCCGCTTCTACACTGAG CATGGGGTTCTTCTGTTGGCTCAGCTGCTGCACGAGGACCCTGCGATAAAGCTTAAGTGCCGCACATATGAGATCCCTCGTCATCCCGGAGTAACAGAGCAG CATGAGGAGCTGAGTATCCTCTATCCTGTTGCTCTGGTCACCATCGATGGCTTCAGCCTCTTTCAGTCTCTGCGAGCCTGCAGGAACCAGGTGGCGAGAG CTACTGCAGCAGGTAATGACGTTATTCAGCCCCCTCCTCTGGCTTATAAAAAGTGGGGTCTGCAGGAGATGGACAACATTGTGGATCACTGCAGTGTAG GTGTGATGGCGACATCTGTTTTTGACCAAATGAAGAATGCCTCTACTCTTGGAGGCTTCAATGCTTCAATTAAAGGCAGCCCTCCTGCCATGTCTCAGTACGTGACTGTGGGGAGTGGACCATACACAGGCTTCTTCTATGCAGTAGAT GGCAACTCACAGCCTCTTTTGTCTCATGTGGCTATGGCTGTGGCTAGCAAACTTACATCAGCTCTTTTTAATGCAGCCag TGGGTGGTTAGGTtggaataagaataaaaacaaagctgAAGAAGAAGttgctcaaaaacaaaaacctaaagTAGAACCTGCTACACCCCTTCCCATCAG GTTTGGTCTCCCTGACTCTCGGCGCCATGGGGAGTCCATTTGCCTTTCCCCTTGCAACACGTTGGCCGGAGTGACTGATGATTTTGGTCGAGTTACTCTGTTAGACCTGGCCAGAGGAATTGCTATCCGAATGTGGAAAG GTTATCGAGATGCACAGTTGGGTTGGATGCAGATTGCAGAGGAACGAGGTATTCGGGAAGCCTCCTCTGCTCGCACCCCCAAGAGACATGCCCTGTTCTTAGTCATTTATGCCCCAAGAAGAGGAATCCTGGAGGTCTGGGCAATGCAGCGTGGACCAAGAGTTGGAGCATTTAATGTGGGAAAACACTGCAG ATTACTTTATGCTGGCTATCGTCTGATGGGCGTGAACAGTGTGACCAGTCAGGGTTGGCAGCTCCACACGCAGCAGGTCTGTCTCCTGGACCCCACCAACGGAGCACTGAGGACTGTCAACATTCCTTTCCACTTGGCTCTCAG TGACAAGAAGAGTGAACGGGCCAAAGATATGCACCTTTTAAAGAAATTTACCACTTTGCTTAAGAGCAGAGATCTGGAACCTG atATTTTGGAGAGTGAAGCTGAAAGTTTGCTGCTTGATATTAAGCACCCTGCCATTAAAAAACAG GCTTTAGAGACTCTGCTGTCCCACAGGAGTGCCCCTGTTTCGTGCCTTGCTAACATCACTAGCACCTTACACGAAAGTTTCAAAAACCAAG ATCCAGATCAAGTTGATGAAACATTACTCCAGTTTTGCTCTTCACAGTTAAAACTGCTGAGACTTTTTTGTGACATTCAAGACTTAAACTCCTGCACAGACTCTACAGAATTCTCCCCAGAA ACTGATTCTCTTGAGGGCATCAAAGCCGACCTGTCCCGCGTGAGCCTGATTTTGCAGCGCTATTCTCAGCTCCACACCAAACCCAGTGTTACATTTGCTCAGGACTCCCCAGACCTGCCCATGACAGTGCAGGCCTTTCTCTCACACATGGAGTGCACAGAGGAGGGTGCACTGATGGTCAACTGCAAAGAGGAGACTGAATGGAACCGGCTAG GCAATTTCTTCTTTTGGAGCTCACTTTGTGGGAAAAATTCAATACATAAAGTTTGTGAAACACTAGAGCAGGCTGGGATCACTCCACAACAGTTATTG TCTCTGTTGCTGAGCATGTGGTTGCTGAGGGAGAAGGAGATACTTCAGAAACCTGAGGAGATGGTTCAAAATCTACACACTTTACTTGTAACACTCAGCAATATGAAGG GTGCAGTTGAGGAAACATGGGACACACAATCTATCTCCCCCTGGTGGCAGCAGGTCCGCAACACTTGTGTCCAGTCCCATAATGCAGCAGCTGCTCTTTTGGCTGCATTTGTGGCCCATCGTGCTGCTAAGGCCAGTATAACAAGCAGAGCTGATATCAAG TTGCAGGCGGAGTGGGAAGCCGTGTCTCTGGAGCTGGAGCAATGGGCGGTGTGTGTGCGTCAGCTCGAGGATGTGCTGGTGCTGCagactctgctgctcctgcctcctcctcaggGAACCACAGGGAGCGCTGTAACCCAGTGCTCTATTAAAACACTCTTAGAAGGAGGCGCTG gtGGAGTTGCAGACAGTGTCTCAAAGTGGGTATTTAGACACAACTTAGCCCCCGAGCAACTAATGGAAATCCTTGATATAAAAGACAAAGAGACTGAACAAGAAACGGATGAAAACAAAAGTCAAGGTGACAAAGGTGAAG AGCTGTTAGTTGCATTGTGTAAGCGCTTTCCAAACTCCCTCGCTCCAGACCTGCTCTTCGCTCACTGTTGTTGGGAATATGTGGTGCAGTGGAATAAGGACCCAGAG GAGGGACGTTATTTGTCTTGGGCTGTTGAACACCTAAAGCTGATCTCCAATGCACATATTCAACTAG GTATTTCATTAATGATGTGGAGTACATTTATTGTCAAGCGGTTTTCTTCAACTGCCTTTCTTATGGAGAAA GTTGGAAAAGCACCCAAAGACCGGTTATGTCGGCGG GATGTGGGGATGGGAgacaaagcagtgacatcttTCCTTGGCAGTTGTGTCCAGTTGCTGCAGATCCTGATGGAG GCTGACTCTGCAGTGGAGGAGATTGCAGCTCCTGAGTTTTCtgtggaggaggtgtggagTGGAGCTGAGGGTCCAGCCTCCATTGCAGAGCTGGCCTTGGAGCAGAGGGGAGTCCACTACCCCCTGGTTCAGCATCACTGTCTGCTGGCCTCTCTGCTGCACACGGCTATGACCTTCAGTATGAAAGTCAAACCACTCAGTTTGTTTGACAGCAAG GGTAAGAATGCTTTCTTCAGAGATCTAACAACCATCCAGCTGATGCCCAACGGAGATATGGATCCTGCAATTGTCTCGCTGCGTCAAGAT TTCCTTCTGCGAGTATTGACCAGCTGGGTACAGGCTATCGATaccccatcctcctcctcagactctggcccctcccctcttccATCCAATGGGCCAATGGCTGACTGGTGGCCCTCACTGTGTCTAGACCTGGGCTCTCTGCTGCAGGTCAACCCAGACATCCTACGGCGCCATCATGTGTATGAACTCTACAATCAGGGTCTAGACCTCAGAGCTGAACgg GTGATGTTGGAGGTGGAAGATAAAGACGTGCTGGGCTCTCAATTGTTGGTTCTGACTGGACAGAGACTGAGCTATTCTCTGCTGCACAGTCAGAGTCAAACACAGCCTGCCATGGAGCTGCTGGCCCGCCTGCCTCCCACCCTCTGCACATGGCTCAAAGCTATG GACCCCAGTGAGCTGCGTTGTCCCGCTGTGCCCTTGTCTCAGACCGGCAGGCTGATCAGTCGCTTGACTGAGATCCTCCCAGAGAACCACGCTCAGTACAGCCTTGCCCTGCACCTTCTGGAGGCTGTGGAGGCTCTGTCCATTAATGATTGA